Proteins encoded together in one Plasmodium brasilianum strain Bolivian I chromosome 6, whole genome shotgun sequence window:
- a CDS encoding NSE4 domain-containing protein: MSESEGTKEKRGSNSRKIDELYIQNEIDKLNVDELIQPEQNNALKKVIKTDRKIVMNLDNKISKLQKSCQYGKQVSKIINFKAEGLSTISLKEKLKLILDTFNENFNEHFPSYDEMYNYSNDKEGGKQYDNNDKDKKKILSFAKISHYFSVKTFSFCTINYDTIPLNLFFTNSNTFNIEIKEKKVYSRTKQLHSGYKKLKEYTCDNNEPEIKLETYEQSMKLKHKLSELEKINKHINFLHFIIDCDPMNGFNETTFRLFLITLLVSKGHVEFYKDDNNILCIKSLQQHVEQEDSDDSFIIHGPNKQIIKKKKKKKNQTLLTSWSYHKWEKLAKRVKGELGT; this comes from the coding sequence ATGTCGGAAAGCGAAGGAacgaaagaaaaaagaggaagCAACAGTAGAAAAATTGATGAGCTGTACATTCAAAATGAAATAGACAAATTGAATGTTGACGAGTTGATACAACCTGAACAAAATAATGCATTAAAGAAAGTAATAAAAACTGACAGAAAAATTGTAATGAATTtggataataaaataagtaaattacaaaaatcaTGTCAATATGGAAAACAAGTatctaaaataattaattttaaagcaGAAGGGTTAAGTACTATTTcgttaaaagaaaaactaaAGTTAATATTAGACACTTTTAATGAGAATTTTAATGAGCATTTTCCGAGTTATGAtgaaatgtataattattccAATGACAAAGAAGGAGGAAAACAATATGACAATAATGAcaaagataagaaaaaaatattaagctTTGCTAAAATTTCTCATTATTTTAGCGTAAAAACATTCTCTTTTTGCACGATTAATTATGATACTATTCCTTTAAACCTATTTTTTACGAATTCAAATACATTTAAcatagaaataaaagaaaagaaagtaTACAGCAGGACAAAACAACTACACAGtggttataaaaaattaaaagagtaTACATGTGATAACAATGAGCCTGAAATAAAACTTGAAACTTATGAACAATCaatgaaattaaaacataagtTAAGTGaacttgaaaaaataaacaaacataTCAACTTTTTACACTTTATTATTGATTGTGACCCAATGAATGGATTTAATGAAACTACTTTTCGTTTATTCTTAATTACATTACTTGTATCTAAGGGGCATGTagaattttataaagatGATAACAACATCTTATGTATAAAGTCTCTTCAACAACATGTTGAACAAGAAGACAGTGATGATAGCTTTATAATACATGGcccaaataaacaaataataaaaaaaaaaaaaaaaaaaaaaaatcaaactTTGCTCACTTCTTGGTCGTATCATAAATGGGAAAAATTAGCAAAGCGAGTGAAGGGGGAACTAGGCACATAA
- a CDS encoding phosphatidylinositol 4-kinase beta, with translation MREKNNIEEVKGVKNEGERGVKNEGYKASNGEGEKEGYALRESIYYEAKKLLTSSIGETIYKTFYSHSNNTPMYRDELELTHTPLKNTEDKCLLKDENNNNTNKGHYENLQNCEYIVQEESCNNNKSFDLNYSLTSRIHNKPSNGTSHLEEQKENNNGSEKNIVTIEEQLVHSSIKDNQNCSQNIGGRELEGGETLCHAMYANSVGNDINNAGNDINNSGNDINNSGTSNNINGGTLRNAGKDTKSRINFNGSPRDVRIPMGNNDENTKEDASRGPMRIRISPGSSNYNEDSSSDKGRRVHKKENIVESDNKKSIKIIELYEKKLQSEEIKKKSKHFNRNSNSYRDSSSGSSGSSSSRRIPSSPISDGRAGKDKEQIRESISKIFKESPSSIPKIINEIKKGENYMNEKGQEERNKSEWRELNNDKREYYNRNENEQVVTNKHDDSNKARASKNTLKEGSLLRLFRCEYFDTHLHIRYLYDRKEVGVHEYLVNSLYTQRKYKDILFYLPQLSQISLVRYESSSLYRFLLDKASKSMHFALKLCWIYHSIVEDNSSKYKDLAQRMIQEIEMAVVNCKPLNNECKNFKENKQSYLLNLAYPLLFKRKFIIRKIRINEKLNKIKMYNKCLNNSCNSYALKNLIESNPIDKGAMSFMHNFKEAVIKERRRRNISKNKLYNDNNCNHYIGSNVRGEKRVEDLYPAYVKNCNFNIKQNDEQLLKNNSNTEKNQVQTTDVTRGEGPTYELRERITVTKKKKDMNVLISSPRLPACYIINSGPLSIARAKVKLPSTYSKLGNPLSFSKFSLPDFKYSFDMIEELQQFFMKQRRCDYFSLLNNFINLIISVSNLLPLEPDIDLRNELLKRFVYSLNSWMLMRRCIVASCENIFAMTGLCIPLECLSWSSCSNKSDNKIAENCYRYTNLQILHFSHEECKIFFSKKRAPYLLVFEVADLDEDISHISDNIFYSTKKMFLVERNKRRQPGKDGKDASGGREKDEEEDNEEGKLKEEEGQKEGEKVDKKEGEKVDKKEGEKVDKKVDKKVDKKVDKKEDEKEDEKEDEKEDEKEDEKEDEKEKEDKLKRSHLLSRNFLFSKNYGCYDEKCSLYDYEKEEGSRRRRRGSIGRRESREGEETNKKKTNSSKEDVTVNRNCSLDKYEEKDGEKGEKKKEKIKNKYNNSSNSNINGSSNNSVADLSALKMDDIYTYNCIVNDLRKENLISFGLNEEENISLIKRCIGLKGDDSYDNSYDNSYDNSYYDSYYDSYHDNGENGEKAEAERSVGRRKNFQTANKDNISTTLGAKKNYILNSRSVSMPSYLNNSSEKCEINSSENTSNNIKTSVESISSGLNDILIEKNLYQHVTYEKLKRKNENNLIGCSDTVVDDGSNGYPYGQKEDKRRSKPSATSGSSSSSSSDNASGSDASSGISGHKRDLKSDCNSNSSNSNSNCGSNQNDGGNMPPCRHSYYPVEYPSNPLDISEYFKPENYMNEEFKKKNCKIIKRLLWGELFEEKKKKIRKVSPYGKLKSWDLKCVIVKGGDDLRQELLASQLIRQFKIIFDNAGLPLWLRPYEILVTGSNSGIIEYVNDTCSVDSLKRKFGTDSISTIFNIVFADYIFEAKKNFIESHAAYSLISYLLQVKDRHNGNMLLDSDGHLIHIDYGYMLTNSPGNVNFETSPFKLTQEYLDIMDGEKSDNYEYFRRLIVSGFLEARKHSEEIILFVELMMPALKIPCFAGGTQFCLDSLKERFMTNLTVDMCIQRINALIEASINNFRSVQYDYFQRITNGIM, from the exons ATGAGGGAAAAGAATAACATTGAAGAAGTAAAAGGTGTAAAGAATGAAGGAGAAAGAGGGGTAAAGAATGAAGGATACAAAGCTTCAAATGGTGAAGGTGAAAAAGAAGGTTATGCATTAAGGGAatctatatattatgaagcaaagaaattattaacatCATCAATAGGtgaaacaatatataaaacattttacaGTCATAGTAATAATACACCCATGTATAGAGATGAACTTGAACTGACACATActcctttaaaaaatacagaagACAAATGTTTGCTCAAAGatgaaaacaataataatacaaataagggacattatgaaaatttacaaaattgtGAATATATTGTTCAAGAGGAATCatgtaataacaataaaagtTTTGATTTAAATTATTCGCTTACATCTCGCATACATAATAAACCAAGTAATGGTACCAGTCATTTGGAAgagcaaaaagaaaataataatggtagtgaaaaaaatattgtaactATTGAAGAACAGCTCGTACACTCCAGTATAAAAGATAATCAAAATTGTTCGCAGAATATTGGGGGGAGAGAACTTGAAGGAGGGGAGACACTATGTCACGCTATGTACGCCAACAGTGTTGGCAATGACATTAATAATGCAGGAAATGACATTAATAATTCTGGAAATGACATTAATAATTCTGGCACTAGCAATAACATAAATGGAGGTACCCTCAGGAACGCGGGCAAGGACACAAAGAGcagaattaattttaacgGCTCCCCTAGAGATGTAAGGATTCCGATGGGTAATAACGACGAAAATACAAAAGAAGACGCGAGCAGGGGCCCCATGAGGATAAGAATCAGTCCTGGTAGTTCCAATTATAATGAAGATTCAAGTAGTGACAAGGGGAGGAGAGTACACAAAAAAGAGAACATCGTTGAGTcagataataaaaagagcATCAAAATTATTGagttatatgaaaaaaaattacaaagcgaagaaataaaaaaaaaaagcaaacaCTTTAATAGAAATAGCAATAGCTACAGAGATAGCAGCAGTGGTAGCAGTGGTAGCAGTAGTAGCCGCAGAATCCCCAGCAGCCCCATCAGTGATGGTCGTGCGGGAAAGGATAAGGAACAAATTAGAGAGAgcatttcaaaaatttttaaggaaTCTCCTTCTTCCATCCCTAagataataaatgaaataaaaaaaggggaaaattatatgaatgaaaaaggtcaagaagaaagaaataaaagtgAATGGAGAGAATTAAATAATGACAAACGTGAGTACTATAACAGGAACGAAAATGAACAAGTCGTAACTAATAAACATGATGATTCAAATAAAGCAAGAGCTTCTAAGAACACATTGAAAGAAGGTAGCTTATTACGACTATTCCGCTGTGAATATTTTGATACACATCTACATATAAGGTATTTATATGACAGAAAAGAAGTAGGAGTACATGAATACTTAGTTAATTCGTTATATACACAAAGAAAGTATAAAgacattttgttttatctaCCACAGTTAAGTCAGATATCACTTGTGAGATATGAATCTTCCTCTCTTTATCGTTTCTTATTAGATAAAGCAAGTAAATCCATGCATTTTGCTTTGAAATTATGCTGGATATACCATTCCATAGTAGAAGACAACTCTAGTAAGTATAAAGATTTAGCTCAACGAATGATACAAGAAATAGAAATGGCTGTAGTTAATTGTAAAcctttaaataatgaatgcaaaaattttaaagaaaataaacaatCATATTTACTTAATTTGGCATACCCTCTTCTATTCAAacgaaaatttattattagaaaaataaggATCAATGaaaagttaaataaaataaaaatgtataataaatgcCTGAATAATTCTTGTAATTCTTATGCTCTGAAAAATCTAATTGAAAGTAACCCTATTGACAAAGGAGCAATGTCTTTTATGCACAATTTTAAAGAAGCTGTTATAAAGGAAAGAAGAAGGCGAAATATtagtaaaaacaaattatataatgacAATAATTGTAATCATTACATCGGTTCTAACGTACGTGGGGAAAAAAGAGTAGAAGATCTGTATCCTGCATAcgtaaaaaattgtaattttaaCATAAAGCAGAATGATGAACaacttttgaaaaataatagtaatactGAAAAGAACCAAGTACAAACTACGGATGTGACAAGAGGGGAAGGACCTACATATGAACTGAGAGAAAGAATTACTgttacaaaaaagaaaaaagatatgaATGTACTTATATCATCTCCTAGATTACCTGcatgttatattataaattctgGCCCATTATCTATAGCAAGGGCAAAAGTTAAATTACCTAGTACTTATTCTAAGTTAGGTAATCCTTTAAGTTTTTCGAAATTCTCTCTTCCTGATTTTAAATACAGTTTTGATATGATCGAAGAACTACAGCAGTTTTTTATGAAACAAAGAAGATGTGATTATTTTAGTCTCttaaacaattttattaatttaattatttctgTTTCTAATTTGTTACCTCTTGAACCAGATATAGATTTAAGAAATGAGTTATTGAAAAGATttgtttattcattaaaCAGTTGGATGCTTATGAGAAGGTGTATTGTTGCATCGTGTGAGAATATATTTGCCATGACAGGATTATGCATACCTTTAGAATGCTTATCTTGGTCATCATGTAGCAATAAAAGCGATAACAAAATAGCTGAGAACTGTTATAGATATACTAATTTACAGATATTACACTTTAGTCATGAagaatgtaaaatatttttttcaaagaaGAGAGCCCCATACTTACTAGTATTTGAAGTTGCAGATTTGGACGAGGATATTAGCCATATTTCCGACAATATTTTCTATTCAACCAAAAAGATGTTCCTCGTTGAAAGGAATAAAAGGAGGCAACCGGGGAAAGATGGGAAAGATGCAAGTGGGGGGAGAGAAAAGGACGAAGAAGAGGATAATGAGGAAGGGAAACTGAAAGAGGAAGAGGGGCAAAAAGAGGGCGAAAAAGTAGACAAAAAGGAGGGCGAAAAAGTAGACAAAAAGGAGGGCGAAAAAGTAGACAAAAAAGTAGACAAAAAAGTAGACAAAAAAGTAGACAAAAAAGAAGACGAAAAAGAAGACGAAAAAGAAGACGAAAAAGAAGACGAAAAAGAAGACGAAAAAGAAgacgaaaaagaaaaggaggaCAAGTTGAAAAGAAGTCACCTTTTGTCgagaaattttttattttcgaaAAATTATGGGTGCTATGACGAAAAGTGTAGTTTGTATGATTATGAAAAAGAGGAAGGAAGTAGAAGAAGGAGAAGAGGAAGTATAGGAAGAAGAGAGAGCAGAGAAGGAGAGGAGACTAACAAGAAAAAGACTAATAGCTCAAAAGAGGACGTAACTGTTAACCGTAATTGCAGTTTAGacaaatatgaagaaaaggATGGAGAGAAgggggaaaagaaaaaagaaaagataaaaaataaatataacaatagtagtaatagtaacatcAACGGCAGTAGCAACAACAGTGTAGCGGATTTAAGCGCACTAAAAATggatgatatatatacatacaattgTATAGTGAACGATTTAAGGAAGGAAAACTTAATATCTTTTGGTTTAAATGAAGAGGAGAATATTTCACTTATAAAAAGATGTATAGGGTTAAAAGGAGATGACAGTTACGATAACAGTTACGATAACAGTTACGATAACAGTTACTATGATAGTTACTATGATAGTTACCATGATAATGGTGAGAATGGAGAAAAGGCAGAAGCCGAAAGGAGTGTTGgaagaaggaaaaattttcaaaCAGCAAACAAAGATAATATATCAACTACTTTAGGAGCTAAGAAAAACTATATTTTAAACTCAAGGTCTGTTTCTATGCCtagttatttaaataatagttcagaaaaatgtgaaattaACTCTAGTGAAAATactagtaataatattaaaacgTCTGTAGAAAGCATAAGTAGTGGTTTGAATGACATTTTGATAGAAAAAAATCTATATCAGCATGTAACATATGAAAAgctgaaaaggaaaaatgaaaataatttaattggTTGTAGTGATACAGTTGTAGATGATGGATCGAATGGTTATCCGTACGGGCAGAAGGAAGACAAAAGGAGGAGCAAACCCTCGGCTACAAGTGgtagcagtagcagtagcagtagcGATAATGCCAGTGGGAGTGATGCCAGTAGTGGTATAAGTGGCCATAAAAGAGATCTTAAAAGTGATTGTAACAGTAACAGCAGCAATAGCAATAGCAATTGTGGCAGTAACCAAAATGACGGTGGGAACATGCCCCCTTGCAGGCACAGCTACTACCCGGTGGAATACCCAAGTAACCCACTGGACATAAGTGAATATTTCAAACCggaaaattatatgaatgaagagtttaaaaaaaagaattgcaaaataataaaaagattgTTATGGGGAGAACtatttgaagaaaaaaaaaagaaaattagaAAAGTATCACCATATGGAAAATTGAAAAGTTGGGATCTCAAATGTGTAATAGTTAAAGGAGGTGATGATTTAAGACAAGAATTATTAGCTTCTCAATTAATAAgacaatttaaaattatttttgataatGCTGGATTACCCTTATGGTTACGACCATATGAAATATTAGTTACAGGTTCTAACTCTGGAATCATTGAATATGTTAATGATACTTGTTCAGTCGACTCCTTGAAGAGAAAATTTGGAACAGATAGTATATCAACGATCTTCAACATTGTTTTTGCCGATTATATATTTGAGGCCAAAAAG AATTTCATCGAGAGCCATGCGGCTTACTCACTCATTTCGTACTTACTACAAGTAAAAGATAGACACAATGGAAATATGTTGCTAGACTCGGATGGTCATCTAATACATATAGATTATGGATATATGCTTACAAACTCCCCTGGTAATGTCAATTTCGAAACATCCCCGTTCAAATTAACACAGGAATATTTAGACATTATGGATGGAGAAAAATCAGATAACTATGAATATTTCAGACGACTTATTGTTAGCGGCTTCTTGGAAGCTCGAAAGCACTCGGAAGAGATCATTCTTTTCGTCGAGTTGATGATGCCAG CTCTGAAAATACCTTGTTTTGCTGGCGGCACGCAGTTTTGCTTAGACTCTCTGAAGGAACGATTTATGACAAACCTGACCGTTGATATG TGCATACAGAGAATCAATGCGCTAATTGAAGCATCGATTAACAACTTTCGTAGCGTGCAATATGATTATTTTCAGAGAATAACAAACGGAATAATGTAA
- a CDS encoding hypothetical protein (conserved Plasmodium protein) — translation MNPYIDPSLVFANIDEDSVKETSNFLNKNETLDNYLSFYSSQHMYCEPLSESINNLKNNIELNNEHNFMESEVLNKNEFYDISDNVFSNLGRSHLSSLNSLESENGNTTSENVLEYVQDFNLRHSAQYYEIENMKSFENNERAKLPNSRVTQIVEGKKEGGAAKEEVLAEDEVLAEDEALAKDEALAKDEALAEDEALAKDEALAEDEALAEEEVEAKECSKIKEIDLTFQNQNNFSCSNEDENKKYNSSSSESLNFPLSCQPENSDMMYDECALTNDFFETIENINTKVFEKYNNLKDVSENLIDIINRADFEKRINNLLNLNDKNSHLIDKFKKKSEDCIRQCRKFETTSENLVGECINTLANSSICYAEWVYLHSCKVDPVDKVLDEIKLFIQTS, via the exons ATGAACCCTTATATAGATCCTTCATTAGTTTTTGCAAATATAGATGAAGATTCCGTTAAGGAAACcagcaattttttaaataaaaa CGAAACTTTAGACAATTACCTTAGCTTTTACTCGTCACAACACATGTATTGTGAGCCATTGAGCGAAAGTATAAATAAcctaaaaaacaatatagaACTGAATAATGAACATAATTTCATGGAGTCAGaagttttaaataaaaatgaattttatgatattaGTGATAATGTTTTCAGCAATCTGGGAAGAAGTCATTTGAGCAGTTTGAACTCTTTAGA GAGCGAAAACGGAAATACTACATCCGAAAATGTTCTTGAATATGTTCAGGATTTcaa TTTAAGGCACAGTGCACAGTATTACgaaattgaaaatatgaaaagttttgaaaataatgaaagagCAAAATTGCCTAATTCAAGGGTTACTCAAATTGTTGAGGGCAAAAAAGAAGGGGGAGCAGCAAAAGAAGAGGTACTAGCAGAAGATGAGGTACTAGCAGAAGATGAGGCATTAGCAAAAGATGAGGCATTAGCAAAAGATGAAGCACTAGCAGAAGATGAGGCATTAGCAAAAGATGAAGCACTAGCAGAAGATGAGGCACTAGCAGAAGAAGAGGTAGAAGCGAAGGAATGTTccaaaattaaagaaatagATTTAACATTTCAAAATCAGAATAATTTcag TTGTTCAAAtgaagatgaaaataaaaaatacaattcgTCCTCAAGTGAATCCCTTAACTTTCCCTTAAGTTGCCAGC CCGAAAATAGCGATATGATGTATGACGAATGTGCCTTAACAAACGACTTTTTTGAAAcaattgaaaatataaataccaaggtttttgaaaaatataacaatttaaaaGACGTATCTGAGAATTTAATTGACATCATAAATAGAGCAGACTTTGAGAAAAGGATTAATAATTTactaaatttaaatgataaaaattctCACCTCATTGacaaatttaagaaaaaaagcgAAGATTGTATTCGTCAATGCCGCAAATTCGAAACGACGTCCGAAAAT CTAGTTGGTGAATGTATTAACACATTGGCAAACAGCAGCATATGCTATGCTGAGTGGGTCTATTTGCATTCCTGTAAGGTTGACCCAGTTGACAAAGTCTtagatgaaataaaattatttattcaaaCAAGCTAA
- a CDS encoding asparagine--tRNA ligase: MISTFNRGLNSSFFFHKPRVKCYLFCSRNIERTKIKDLFKIEFNDTEIRGYFKIYGWIKSVRTVGKNRFVFIDINDGSYFKNLQVVIDASISNYEEVLKTSTDDAIECLGELKYSIGKKQKVELCVYDSSKEHYVKLFKQINEKENNYNQNSEDKNSEDENGENKNGENENDENENGENENGENENGENENGENESNEKVHNGRSKTDDKPNVRSAYIKGSQQKKSPSDSSFVENSEKGQCTQRCKYKADYYMISKKYHTKKYLRNFPHLRARTKLYSSIFRLKSDIIVETFNYFRKKNCTYINTPILTSNDCEGGGKLFYATTLLNGESKEEKKEDNEIRRAPQTICNNTNEEEYHPSPSHPLHHQNYRENKIFEKDFFKKPCFLNVSSQLTLECLCCSMGDVFTINQSFRAENSNTFRHLNEFLMLEVELAFSNLNNIISLSEEYIKEMIKFALYKSDDIEYLNENHDKNIKKKLEDILNKKFVVITYDEAVHIVKKENRLSNLSSCGNDLSFEEQKFLTNVYFKSPVVIINYPYDIKPFYMKLNEDKRTVSCMDIIFPDVGEIVGGSEREIHLNTLKQQMQNKKLNIALYDPYLELRKYGNIPHSGFGLGIDRLIMFISSINNIRDIVPFPRCPNSLFM; encoded by the coding sequence agaacaaaaataaaagaccTGTTTAAAATAGAATTCAACGACACTGAAATACGGGggtatttcaaaatatacgGATGGATTAAATCAGTTAGAACTGTTGGAAAAAATCGCTTTGTTTTTATTGATATCAATGATGGTTcctattttaaaaacttgCAAGTGGTAATTGATGCAAGTATTTCAAATTATGAAGAAGTTTTAAAAACATCAACAGATGATGCTATAGAATGCTTAGGCGAACTGAAGTATTCCATAGGGAAAAAGCAGAAAGTAGAATTGTGCGTATATGACTCATCAAAAGAACATTATGTAAAACTGTTCAAGCAAATAAACGAAAAGGAAAACAACTATAACCAAAATAGTGAGGACAAAAATAGTGAGGACGAAAATGGTGAGAACAAAAATGGTGAGAACGAAAATGATGAGAACGAAAATGGTGAGAACGAAAATGGTGAGAACGAAAATGGTGAGAACGAAAATGGTGAGAACGAAAGCAATGAAAAAGTACACAATGGTAGGAGTAAGACGGATGACAAGCCAAACGTTAGAAGCGCATATATAAAAGGCAGCCAACAAAAAAAGAGCCCCAGTGATAGCAGTTTTGTTGAAAATAGTGAAAAAGGCCAATGCACACAACGATGCAAATATAAGGCAGACTACTATAtgatatcaaaaaaatatcacaCCAAAAAATACCTAAGGAATTTCCCTCATTTAAGGGCAAGGACAAAATTGTATAGTAGCATATTCAGATTAAAATCTGATATAATTGTTGAAACGTTTAactattttagaaaaaaaaactgtacatatattaatacgcCTATTTTAACAAGTAATGACTGTGAAGGGGGAGGGAAATTATTTTACGCAACCACCCTGTTAAATGGAGAGagtaaagaggaaaaaaaagaggataaCGAAATAAGGAGAGCACCACAAACTATATGTAACAATACAAATGAAGAAGAGTATCATCCTTCTCCTTCTCATCCTCTGCATCATCAAAATTATCgtgaaaacaaaatttttgaaaaagatttttttaagaaaccATGTTTCTTAAATGTGTCCAGTCAACTAACATTAGAATGTCTGTGTTGTTCTATGGGAGATGTATTCACAATTAATCAGTCATTTAGAGCGGAAAACTCAAATACCTTTAGACATTTAAATGAATTCTTAATGCTAGAAGTAGAACTAGcattttctaatttaaataatattatttcattatccGAAGAGTATATAAAAGAGATGATTAAGTTTGCTTTATATAAATCTGATGATATAGAATACTTAAATGAAAAtcatgataaaaatataaaaaagaagttaGAAGacattttaaacaaaaaatttgttgTAATTACATATGATGAAGCAGTACATATTGTCAAAAAGGAAAATCGACTATCTAATTTATCATCATGTGGTAACGACTTATCTTTTGAAGAGCAAAAATTTTTgacaaatgtatattttaaatctcctgtagttataataaattatccATATGATATTAAGCCcttttatatgaaattaaatgaagataAAAGAACGGTGTCTTGTATggatataatttttcctgATGTTGGTGAAATTGTAGGAGGCTCTGAAAGAGAAATTCATTTGAATACTTTAAAGCAGcaaatgcaaaataaaaaattaaatatcgCGTTATATGACCCTTATTTAGAACTAAGGAAATATGGAAATATTCCTCATTCAGGTTTTGGGTTAGGTATTGATAGattaattatgtttatttcttcaattaataatatacgaGATATTGTTCCTTTTCCCAGGTGCCCAAATTCGCTTTTCATGTAG